Proteins found in one Canis lupus baileyi chromosome 18, mCanLup2.hap1, whole genome shotgun sequence genomic segment:
- the GGCT gene encoding gamma-glutamylcyclotransferase: MADSGCEAPQGQDRESFLYFAYGSNLLTERIHLRNPSAAFCCVARLQDFKLDFGNSQGKTSETWHGGIATIFQSPGDEVWGVVWKMNKSNLSSLDKQEGVKSGTYVPIEVDVYTQEGKEITCRSYQMKNYESAPPSPQYKKVICLGAKENGLPLEYQKKLNAIEPNDYKGEVSEEIEDIIKKGEIKTR, encoded by the exons ATGGCGGACTCGGGCTGCGAGGCCCCGCAGGGCCAGGACCGGGAGAGTTTTCTGTACTTCGCCTACGGCAGCAACCTGCTGACCGAGCGGATCCACCTCCGAAACCCGTCGGCCGCGTTCTGCTGCGTGGCCCGCCTGCAG GATTTTAAGCTTGACTTTGGCAATTCCCAAGGCAAAACAAGTGAAACTTGGCATGGAGGTATAGCCACCATTTTTCAAAGTCCTGGAGATGAAGTATGGGGAGTAGtatggaaaatgaacaaaagcaatTTAAGTTCTCTGGATAA GCAAGAAGGGGTTAAAAGCGGAACATATGTTCCAATAGAAGTTGATGTTTATactcaagaaggaaaagaaataacctGTCGAAGTTATCAGATGAAAAATTATGAGAGTGCTCCCCCATCTCCCCAGTATAAAAAG GTCATTTGCCTAGGTGCAAAAGAAAACGGTTTGCCACTGGAGTATCAAAAGAAGTTAAATGCAATAGAACCAAATGACTACAAAGGAGAAGTCTCAGAAGAAATTGAAGACATTAtcaaaaagggagaaataaaaactcGTTAG